A single window of Syntrophus aciditrophicus SB DNA harbors:
- a CDS encoding TerC family protein — MESSLWMWIGFNLFVLILLTLDLGLLHRNNRKVGIREALLLSLGYFVLALLFGTGVYYFLGANAGVEFFTGYLLEKSLSIDNIFVFVLIFSHFAVPAHYQHRVLFWGILGALVMRAVLILTGASIIDSFHWVIYLFGAFLIFTGAKMLSTINRKPDMEGNRLILLIRRHFRVTENYEGHRFFIRRKGFLYLTPLMLVLILVEVTDVVFALDSIPAIFAITDDPFIVYTSNVFAILGLRALYFALAGMIHRFHYLKYGLSMVLMVVGAKMLVNASFGNVIPTEAALLVTALLIGGSMLVSVIKTRRLPKEIAAEEAFSGWVPGSPAKPSSGKDSPPAAG, encoded by the coding sequence ATGGAGAGCTCACTCTGGATGTGGATCGGCTTTAATCTCTTTGTCCTGATTCTGTTGACCCTGGATCTTGGCCTGCTCCATCGGAATAACAGGAAGGTTGGGATTAGAGAAGCCCTCCTGCTCAGCCTAGGCTACTTCGTCCTGGCACTGCTGTTCGGCACCGGGGTCTATTATTTCCTTGGTGCGAATGCGGGGGTTGAGTTCTTTACCGGTTACCTGCTGGAGAAGAGTCTAAGCATCGATAACATTTTTGTCTTCGTCCTGATTTTCAGCCATTTTGCGGTGCCGGCACATTACCAGCACCGAGTTCTGTTCTGGGGCATCCTGGGAGCCTTGGTGATGCGCGCCGTCCTGATTCTGACAGGCGCGTCAATCATCGATTCCTTCCATTGGGTCATCTATCTCTTCGGCGCCTTTCTAATCTTTACCGGCGCTAAGATGCTGTCGACGATCAACCGGAAACCCGACATGGAGGGTAACCGGCTGATCCTTCTGATCCGCCGGCATTTCCGTGTTACGGAAAACTATGAGGGCCACCGGTTCTTTATCCGCAGAAAAGGTTTTCTCTACCTGACGCCGTTGATGTTGGTACTGATCCTGGTAGAAGTCACCGACGTTGTTTTTGCGCTTGATTCCATCCCGGCCATTTTTGCCATTACTGATGATCCGTTTATCGTCTATACGTCCAATGTCTTCGCCATCCTGGGTCTACGGGCTCTCTACTTCGCTCTGGCAGGAATGATACACCGGTTTCACTACCTAAAGTATGGCCTGTCAATGGTTCTCATGGTGGTTGGGGCGAAAATGCTGGTCAACGCTTCTTTCGGCAATGTCATTCCCACCGAGGCCGCCCTGCTCGTCACGGCCCTTCTGATCGGTGGTTCCATGCTGGTATCCGTTATCAAGACAAGGCGCTTGCCGAAAGAAATCGCCGCCGAAGAGGCATTTTCCGGGTGGGTGCCGGGAAGTCCGGCGAAGCCGTCATCTGGCAAGGATTCCCCGCCTGCGGCTGGATGA
- a CDS encoding acyloxyacyl hydrolase: MKGIYLLFKQSFPLALIAIFCLYGCAVIPRNPHQSVSMASSDPRANASQDIEGFKPDIETIISTEGGSSGYESFASIFHENDSDRTANLKNAGNGLFSPRQRLVSVTLRATVSRLDLLGDKAPEEFWEYGVSTNVRMPWAWYSPSGWGLGTRLMGSAGALYGAGETALVVSLIPLVFLGSQDGKFTLDMGAGGALLSRHRFGTQDYGGYFQFALTAGVGVPLFERLGAGYRYMHYSDAGINGDHTTGADMHMLELSYRF; encoded by the coding sequence ATGAAAGGCATTTATCTTTTATTCAAGCAGTCTTTCCCTTTGGCTTTGATCGCCATTTTCTGTTTGTATGGTTGCGCTGTCATTCCCAGGAATCCACATCAATCCGTCTCGATGGCTTCCAGCGACCCCAGGGCAAATGCCTCTCAAGATATCGAAGGCTTTAAACCAGACATAGAAACCATCATTTCAACCGAAGGCGGATCATCAGGCTATGAGTCTTTTGCGAGTATTTTCCATGAAAACGATTCTGATAGAACCGCGAATCTTAAGAATGCCGGGAATGGGCTGTTTTCCCCCAGACAGAGGTTGGTAAGCGTCACTTTACGGGCAACCGTCTCACGCCTTGACTTGCTGGGAGACAAGGCCCCGGAAGAGTTCTGGGAGTATGGTGTGTCAACGAATGTCAGGATGCCCTGGGCATGGTATTCCCCGTCAGGCTGGGGATTGGGCACAAGGCTGATGGGCAGTGCCGGCGCTCTTTATGGAGCGGGGGAAACCGCATTGGTTGTTTCTCTGATCCCCCTGGTTTTCCTTGGTAGTCAGGATGGTAAGTTTACTTTAGATATGGGAGCCGGAGGAGCTTTGCTCAGCAGACATCGCTTTGGAACGCAAGACTATGGCGGATATTTCCAATTTGCCCTGACGGCGGGTGTTGGTGTTCCGCTGTTCGAACGGCTCGGGGCGGGATACCGATATATGCACTATTCCGACGCAGGCATCAACGGCGATCATACCACGGGAGCAGATATGCACATGCTGGAGCTTAGCTACCGGTTTTGA
- a CDS encoding DEAD/DEAH box helicase, translating to MKFENYTISEAIKQNLAQLGFRRPTDIQFKSIPSIMKGEDVLAIAQTGTGKTAAFAIPLIDRIHREKSSKRVFGIKCIVLVPTRELAMQIGEVFAGLAKHTRVKTFPLIGGVEQDEQIRKLQDGIDILIATPGRMFDLIHQGHIRLDRIETLVLDEADHMLDLGFIEDIKFVKRMLHKKHQTLFFSATINPEIKKLAFSQVKGTAIRIQISPEDPVSANVTHAVMFVEMDDKRFFLERFLKENQESKVIVFVRTRIRAERVARAMERVGLHSLTIHGEKDQAERTSVMRKFKEGECNLLIATDVSARGIDIPDVNYVINYDLPEKAENYVHRVGRTGRGDNKGIALSFCSSDEKMRLQEIQQFLNKEIEVVKVGKKDYGLTLGASSAKTGVEALIEEHEAWLKTKRKTKKSRK from the coding sequence ATGAAATTCGAGAATTACACCATCTCCGAGGCCATCAAACAGAACCTCGCGCAGCTCGGCTTCAGGAGGCCGACGGATATCCAGTTTAAATCCATCCCCTCAATCATGAAGGGGGAAGATGTGTTAGCCATCGCCCAGACGGGAACGGGCAAGACAGCCGCGTTCGCCATTCCTCTGATCGACCGGATTCACCGGGAAAAGAGCAGTAAGCGGGTTTTTGGAATCAAATGCATCGTGCTGGTTCCCACCCGGGAACTGGCCATGCAGATCGGGGAGGTCTTTGCCGGTCTGGCGAAGCATACCCGGGTGAAGACTTTTCCTTTGATCGGCGGTGTCGAACAGGATGAACAGATTCGGAAGCTTCAGGATGGCATCGATATCCTCATTGCCACCCCGGGGCGGATGTTCGATCTCATCCATCAGGGACATATTCGTCTGGACCGCATCGAGACTCTGGTCCTGGACGAAGCCGATCACATGCTGGACCTGGGATTTATCGAGGACATCAAGTTTGTCAAAAGAATGCTTCATAAAAAGCATCAAACCCTTTTCTTCTCGGCGACCATTAATCCGGAAATCAAGAAGCTGGCTTTTTCGCAGGTAAAAGGCACGGCGATCCGCATCCAGATCTCTCCCGAAGATCCCGTATCCGCGAATGTGACCCACGCGGTCATGTTCGTCGAGATGGACGACAAGCGGTTTTTCCTCGAACGGTTTCTCAAAGAGAATCAGGAAAGCAAAGTCATCGTCTTTGTTCGAACCCGGATTCGCGCGGAGCGGGTCGCCCGGGCCATGGAGCGGGTCGGGCTCCACTCGCTGACCATCCACGGTGAAAAGGACCAGGCGGAGCGAACCAGCGTGATGCGCAAATTTAAGGAGGGGGAATGCAATCTTTTGATTGCAACGGACGTCAGCGCGCGGGGCATCGACATTCCCGATGTGAATTATGTGATCAACTACGATCTGCCCGAAAAGGCGGAAAACTATGTCCATCGCGTGGGAAGGACAGGTCGGGGCGACAACAAGGGCATCGCGCTTTCTTTCTGCAGTTCGGATGAGAAAATGCGGCTGCAGGAAATCCAGCAGTTTCTGAATAAAGAGATTGAAGTCGTAAAGGTCGGGAAAAAAGATTATGGGCTGACACTGGGCGCCTCCAGTGCGAAAACCGGCGTCGAAGCGCTTATCGAAGAACATGAGGCATGGCTGAAGACAAAAAGAAAGACGAAAAAATCCAGAAAGTGA
- a CDS encoding DUF748 domain-containing protein: MSWRTWFTSKNVKESIKRPWIRKAAYSLIGFFVLFSLILFFAGPPLLKSYLTDSLSRTLGRKVSVGAVHVNPLKLSMAVDDFSLAERDGKTPFISFKQAYMNAQLASILFAGPVLSEIRLTQPYVNLVRTANNTYNFQDIVDRLSTPPTESQQKPSKPMRFSLNNIRITQGRIEFDDRPKYRRHEIHDLSLAIPFLSNLFYRVDKYIEPEFSAVVNGAPFHLTGKSKPFDADREASLNLKLNRLGLSEYLTYVPKKLHFSLPGGTLDADIKVAFVQPEDKAPSLQLSGAASLNNLKLEEAKDTPTVRLKSLNVSLESIEPLVKRFTVDRIAADQLELYVRRDRHGRINLANLVEPDEKDEKEPLPYFLIRSMSLNSAVVHVRDEQRVKPFETILKDIRLTVRNLTSEKEKPGQLDLNLAGPEQSSLKATADIVLEPLSVSRLNLQIADLRIPQSGSNTDMVRIGLFGIAGGAFELDRRSVSADEISIAKSRVNIQRNSKGAVNLSEIAGGRDTKIEAKAAKAAEGKTAAKASPWQYGVKKVALNDIGVHWEDQMPSAGTAEIGIEKIQGRIDNISSVPNSAANLFLKARVSPRGNVDVTGPVIMAPRMSVRLQVKADGLPILPAQPYFADRVNIRVTSGAVGVRGNLSVQQAEQTQIQYQGDMQVNRFASVDKVNSNDFLNWETLHFNGVKVSTEPVNVAIREVSLSNFYSRLIINPDGSINVQHVTGSNEESRQAIAGKGGAVPPTTASQEPVDNKPETPSERTAVPNSEDKKLEKAGAQTAPVPIKINRVTLQGGRVNFSDRFIKPNYNANLVQIGGRISGLSSNLATTADLEIRGKVDNSAPVEILGKINPLSGNLFLDLAASAKGVDLPTATPYSARYAGYPIIKGKLSMDVKYYIENRRLRAENRVMLDQLTFGEKVESPRATKLPVLLAVALLKDRNGVIDVNLPISGSLDDPQFSVGGIILKVIINLITKAVTAPFALLGSLFGGGEELSFIEFEPGRADLDKTAREKIASLSMALENRPALKLDITGRVDPSSDTEGLRRRIMERKVKAVKFQRLVKQGNAPSSLDEVRIDPAEYHRLLKQVYSQEKFPKPRNAIGLAKDLPVPEMENLLLSHITVTDDDLRQLGIRRARVVSDAIVKAGDVAAERVFILEPKLKIEAGEKGPAEKARASRVDFSLK; encoded by the coding sequence ATGAGCTGGCGCACCTGGTTCACTTCAAAGAACGTCAAAGAATCCATTAAAAGGCCTTGGATTCGAAAGGCAGCATACTCCCTGATCGGCTTTTTTGTTTTGTTTTCCCTTATTCTTTTTTTCGCAGGGCCGCCTCTGCTCAAATCCTATCTAACCGACAGCCTCTCTCGAACACTCGGACGCAAGGTCAGCGTGGGAGCGGTCCATGTGAATCCTCTGAAGTTGTCCATGGCCGTCGACGATTTTTCCCTTGCGGAACGCGACGGGAAAACACCCTTTATCTCTTTCAAGCAGGCGTACATGAATGCGCAGCTGGCATCGATTCTGTTCGCCGGGCCGGTGCTCAGCGAAATCCGTTTGACGCAACCCTATGTGAATCTGGTGCGCACGGCGAATAACACTTACAATTTTCAGGACATCGTCGACCGCCTCAGCACCCCCCCCACCGAGTCCCAACAGAAGCCATCCAAGCCGATGCGCTTTTCCCTTAACAACATCCGCATCACTCAGGGACGAATTGAATTCGACGACAGGCCTAAATATCGCCGGCACGAGATTCACGACCTGAGCCTTGCGATCCCGTTTCTATCCAATCTGTTCTATCGCGTAGATAAATATATCGAGCCGGAGTTTTCCGCTGTGGTCAACGGCGCGCCTTTCCACCTTACCGGAAAAAGCAAACCCTTCGATGCCGATCGCGAGGCTTCCCTCAATCTGAAGCTCAACCGGCTTGGCCTCAGCGAGTACCTGACATATGTGCCGAAGAAGCTCCATTTTTCCCTTCCCGGAGGCACGCTTGACGCGGATATCAAGGTCGCCTTTGTCCAGCCCGAAGACAAGGCGCCGTCGCTCCAGCTCTCCGGCGCTGCGTCCCTGAACAATCTGAAACTGGAGGAAGCGAAGGACACGCCGACCGTCCGCCTAAAAAGTCTGAATGTCAGCCTGGAAAGTATCGAACCCCTGGTCAAACGATTTACCGTAGATAGAATAGCCGCGGATCAACTGGAGCTTTACGTGCGCCGGGACCGGCATGGACGGATCAATCTGGCCAATCTTGTCGAACCAGACGAAAAAGATGAAAAGGAACCATTGCCCTATTTTCTCATAAGGTCAATGAGTCTCAATTCCGCAGTCGTGCATGTGCGTGACGAACAAAGGGTGAAGCCCTTTGAGACGATCCTGAAAGATATCCGTCTGACCGTCCGCAATCTGACCAGTGAGAAAGAAAAACCGGGGCAGTTGGATCTGAATCTTGCGGGTCCGGAGCAATCATCGCTGAAAGCGACTGCCGACATCGTGCTGGAGCCGCTCTCAGTCAGCAGACTGAACCTTCAGATTGCCGATCTCCGGATTCCGCAGTCCGGCTCTAATACCGATATGGTCCGCATCGGGCTGTTCGGCATCGCCGGCGGCGCCTTCGAACTTGACCGGCGCAGTGTCTCCGCCGATGAAATCTCCATCGCGAAAAGCCGGGTCAATATTCAGCGGAACAGCAAAGGCGCCGTGAATTTGAGTGAAATTGCCGGCGGCAGAGACACGAAGATAGAGGCCAAGGCCGCCAAAGCAGCGGAAGGAAAAACGGCCGCCAAGGCATCGCCTTGGCAGTACGGCGTGAAAAAGGTCGCACTGAACGACATTGGGGTGCACTGGGAGGATCAAATGCCGTCAGCAGGAACCGCCGAGATTGGAATCGAGAAAATTCAGGGTCGTATCGATAACATCTCGTCCGTTCCCAATTCAGCGGCAAATCTTTTCTTGAAGGCCAGGGTAAGTCCCCGCGGCAACGTGGATGTGACCGGTCCAGTAATCATGGCTCCCAGGATGTCCGTCAGGCTTCAAGTAAAGGCTGACGGGCTGCCCATTCTGCCTGCCCAGCCTTACTTTGCTGATCGGGTAAACATCCGCGTGACCAGCGGCGCTGTCGGCGTCCGGGGAAATCTTTCCGTGCAGCAGGCAGAACAGACACAGATTCAATATCAGGGCGACATGCAGGTGAACCGGTTTGCAAGCGTTGACAAAGTCAACAGCAACGACTTTCTGAATTGGGAAACCCTGCATTTCAACGGCGTGAAAGTATCCACGGAACCGGTGAACGTGGCCATTCGGGAGGTTTCGCTGAGCAATTTCTACTCGCGCCTGATCATTAATCCTGACGGATCAATCAATGTTCAGCATGTCACGGGCAGTAATGAAGAAAGCAGGCAGGCCATAGCGGGCAAGGGCGGAGCAGTGCCTCCGACGACGGCGTCTCAGGAACCGGTGGATAACAAACCGGAGACGCCGAGTGAAAGGACGGCGGTCCCGAACTCAGAAGATAAAAAATTGGAGAAGGCAGGAGCACAGACGGCGCCTGTCCCGATAAAAATAAATCGAGTCACCCTCCAGGGCGGTCGAGTCAATTTCTCCGACCGATTCATCAAGCCGAATTACAACGCCAATCTTGTCCAGATCGGCGGGCGGATATCGGGACTGTCTTCGAATCTGGCAACCACGGCTGACTTGGAAATCCGCGGCAAGGTAGATAACTCGGCTCCTGTGGAAATTCTCGGTAAAATCAACCCTCTTTCCGGGAATCTGTTTCTGGATCTGGCCGCTTCTGCAAAGGGCGTCGATCTGCCGACTGCGACACCCTATTCCGCTCGTTACGCGGGCTATCCAATCATCAAGGGAAAGCTTTCCATGGATGTAAAATATTACATCGAAAACCGCAGACTCCGTGCGGAAAATCGTGTCATGCTCGACCAGCTCACCTTCGGCGAAAAAGTCGAGAGCCCCCGCGCAACCAAACTGCCGGTGCTTCTCGCGGTGGCCCTGCTCAAGGACCGCAACGGCGTGATCGACGTCAACCTGCCCATTTCCGGTTCACTGGATGATCCGCAATTCTCGGTAGGCGGCATCATCTTGAAAGTCATCATCAACCTCATTACAAAAGCCGTGACCGCCCCCTTCGCCCTGCTGGGCAGCCTGTTCGGCGGTGGCGAGGAGCTTTCTTTCATTGAATTCGAACCCGGCCGTGCTGATCTGGATAAAACCGCGAGGGAAAAGATCGCATCTCTGTCGATGGCACTGGAAAATCGTCCGGCTTTAAAGCTCGACATTACAGGAAGAGTCGATCCTTCATCTGATACGGAGGGGCTGCGGCGCAGGATCATGGAGCGTAAGGTCAAAGCGGTGAAATTTCAAAGACTGGTAAAGCAGGGGAACGCTCCATCCAGTCTTGATGAGGTGCGTATCGATCCGGCCGAATATCACAGGCTGCTGAAGCAGGTGTACAGCCAGGAGAAATTCCCAAAGCCGCGCAACGCGATTGGTCTGGCAAAGGACCTGCCTGTTCCGGAAATGGAAAATCTTCTTCTTTCGCATATCACCGTGACGGATGACGACCTGCGTCAACTGGGAATCCGCAGGGCGCGGGTCGTCTCCGACGCCATTGTCAAGGCCGGCGATGTCGCTGCGGAACGGGTATTCATTCTGGAACCGAAGCTCAAGATCGAGGCCGGCGAAAAAGGCCCCGCCGAAAAAGCCCGGGCCAGCCGGGTCGATTTTTCCCTGAAGTAG
- a CDS encoding PQQ-dependent sugar dehydrogenase, whose translation MNGKRVLATGHAMRKALCILLILHLSAATASCTQQQTGGKPQAVEDVFLPDGDGIKVEVWVENLNVPWSLVFLPDKRALVSERSGKIRLIINGKLESHPYATVDAVRIGEAGLMGLAMHPRFPAEPYIYAMYTEQKKGALRNRVVRFRDHGRTGSFDRVILDDIPGGRFHDGGRIAFGPDGMLYVTTGENFNADLAQDRSSLAGKILRISPDGEIPADNPFKDSPVYSYGHRNPQGLAWQPETGRLFESEHGPSGEFAHFGHDEINRIVKGGNYGWPLVIGAPEIQPYIDPLIVWKEATPPGGIAFYNGTFLPHLKGDLFVATLKSRALIRVRFDGDTKISRIERWFSTDFKKGKYGRLRDVVTGPDGAIYFTSSNRDGRGDPLPGDDRIYRILPISSRQ comes from the coding sequence ATGAACGGGAAACGGGTTCTTGCGACCGGCCATGCCATGAGAAAAGCGCTTTGCATCCTTTTAATCCTTCATCTTTCTGCGGCAACGGCTTCATGCACACAGCAGCAGACTGGCGGAAAACCGCAGGCCGTGGAGGATGTCTTTCTTCCCGATGGCGATGGAATCAAGGTCGAGGTCTGGGTCGAAAACCTGAACGTGCCCTGGTCCCTGGTCTTTCTTCCCGACAAAAGGGCTCTCGTCAGTGAAAGATCAGGGAAAATACGTCTGATCATCAATGGAAAGCTGGAGTCGCATCCTTATGCGACGGTTGACGCGGTACGGATCGGCGAGGCCGGCCTTATGGGACTTGCCATGCACCCGCGGTTTCCGGCAGAACCTTATATCTACGCCATGTATACGGAGCAGAAAAAAGGAGCTCTGCGAAATCGCGTCGTCCGATTTCGTGATCACGGCAGGACAGGAAGTTTCGACAGGGTCATTCTCGACGATATTCCCGGCGGGAGATTCCATGACGGTGGACGGATCGCCTTCGGACCGGACGGGATGCTTTATGTGACAACCGGAGAGAATTTCAATGCCGATTTAGCCCAGGACAGATCATCCCTCGCCGGAAAAATTCTGCGGATAAGCCCGGATGGAGAAATTCCTGCGGATAATCCCTTTAAAGATTCACCCGTCTATTCTTACGGCCACAGAAATCCTCAGGGGCTTGCCTGGCAGCCGGAAACAGGCAGGCTTTTCGAATCCGAGCACGGACCGTCCGGGGAATTTGCCCATTTTGGGCATGATGAGATCAACAGGATCGTCAAGGGAGGCAATTACGGCTGGCCCCTCGTTATCGGCGCACCGGAGATTCAACCATACATCGATCCCCTTATTGTCTGGAAGGAAGCCACTCCGCCCGGGGGCATTGCCTTTTACAACGGGACGTTTCTTCCTCATCTGAAGGGCGACCTCTTTGTCGCGACTCTCAAAAGCAGGGCGCTGATTCGCGTCAGGTTTGATGGAGATACAAAGATCAGCCGCATTGAACGCTGGTTTTCCACTGATTTTAAAAAGGGAAAGTATGGAAGATTGAGGGATGTCGTTACAGGTCCGGACGGGGCGATTTATTTCACCTCAAGCAACAGGGACGGAAGAGGAGATCCTCTGCCCGGCGATGACAGGATCTATCGAATTCTCCCGATAAGCAGCAGGCAATAA
- a CDS encoding prephenate dehydrogenase/arogenate dehydrogenase family protein, whose amino-acid sequence MEIGIIGGKGDMGRWFARFFEMEGHTVHISDIDKGMSLDEMGARCQVVVVSVPISATVDVIEKIGPVMAKEALLMDITSLKAEPVAAMLSCADCDVIGCHPLFGPEVPSMNGYSFVLCPARTGNGSWLAWLKTLLQKNGACLVETTPEEHDRFMSIIQGLNHFNTIIFGMVMEALDTDIQKLKPFTTPIFEEKILIIKEVFSHNARMYSEILTRNPYLPAILDQYEQTVREIKHLIEIRDAYTLQKKLQNAGDRYPEMVKQNPGCTSVKE is encoded by the coding sequence ATGGAAATCGGCATCATCGGCGGCAAGGGGGATATGGGGCGTTGGTTTGCCCGTTTTTTTGAAATGGAAGGCCACACAGTCCATATTTCCGATATCGATAAGGGAATGAGTCTTGACGAGATGGGAGCGAGGTGTCAGGTCGTCGTTGTAAGCGTACCTATCAGTGCCACGGTAGACGTGATCGAAAAGATCGGGCCCGTTATGGCAAAGGAAGCTCTGCTTATGGACATCACTTCCCTCAAGGCTGAGCCGGTAGCGGCCATGCTGAGCTGTGCCGATTGCGACGTAATCGGCTGTCATCCCCTTTTTGGACCTGAAGTTCCGTCAATGAATGGCTATTCCTTCGTTCTCTGCCCGGCACGGACCGGAAACGGATCATGGCTCGCCTGGCTGAAGACGCTCCTGCAAAAGAATGGAGCCTGTCTGGTGGAGACCACTCCTGAGGAGCATGATCGATTCATGAGCATCATCCAGGGCTTGAATCATTTCAATACCATAATCTTCGGAATGGTTATGGAAGCGCTGGATACGGATATCCAGAAGCTAAAACCCTTCACGACTCCGATTTTCGAGGAAAAAATCCTTATCATCAAGGAAGTGTTCAGTCACAACGCACGCATGTATTCCGAGATCCTCACTCGAAATCCCTATCTGCCCGCCATTCTGGATCAGTACGAACAGACTGTAAGGGAGATCAAACATCTCATCGAAATCCGCGACGCATACACTCTTCAGAAGAAACTTCAGAATGCAGGCGATCGCTATCCGGAAATGGTCAAACAGAATCCCGGCTGCACGTCTGTCAAAGAGTAA
- the aroC gene encoding chorismate synthase — protein MSGNTIGNVFRVTTWGESHGGAIGAVIDGCPPGLGLSEQHIQAALDRRKPGVGAFATPRQETDRIEILSGVFEGRTTGTPIALLIRNRDANSGAYDGLRNIFRPGHGDYTYFKKYGLRDHRGGGRASGRETAARVAAGAVAALVTAAAGIDVLAYTIALGGVSISESGTTVNRESLANPLCCPDQEAARRMTGRLEEARNAGDSLGGIVGIVVRGCPAGLGEPVFDKMDAQLAGALMSIGTVKGVEIGAGFAVAGMKGSESNDPLSPGGFLANASGGILAGITNGEQINMRVACKPIPSISRSQKTVDREGNPVTLSIGGRHDVCVIPRIIPVCEAMVQIVLADFLLRQKAVTL, from the coding sequence ATGTCGGGAAATACCATAGGAAACGTCTTCCGGGTGACGACCTGGGGAGAGTCGCACGGCGGCGCCATCGGCGCGGTGATTGACGGCTGCCCGCCGGGACTCGGACTGTCGGAACAGCACATTCAGGCTGCACTGGACCGTAGAAAACCGGGTGTCGGGGCCTTTGCGACGCCCAGGCAGGAGACTGACCGGATTGAAATCCTTTCAGGCGTGTTTGAAGGGAGAACGACGGGAACGCCCATTGCACTGCTGATCCGCAACCGGGATGCGAACAGCGGGGCCTATGACGGCCTGCGCAACATCTTTCGTCCCGGTCACGGGGATTACACCTATTTCAAAAAGTATGGCCTCCGGGATCATCGGGGAGGGGGCCGGGCTTCGGGACGGGAGACGGCGGCGCGTGTGGCGGCCGGTGCCGTGGCCGCACTGGTGACGGCGGCTGCCGGAATTGATGTTCTGGCCTATACGATCGCTCTTGGCGGGGTTTCTATCTCCGAAAGCGGGACGACAGTCAACAGGGAATCTCTGGCAAATCCCCTGTGCTGTCCGGATCAGGAAGCGGCACGCAGGATGACGGGACGCCTGGAAGAGGCCCGAAATGCTGGAGACTCCCTGGGCGGGATTGTAGGCATTGTTGTGAGAGGATGCCCGGCTGGTCTTGGGGAGCCTGTTTTCGACAAGATGGATGCACAGCTGGCCGGCGCTCTCATGAGCATCGGTACCGTTAAAGGCGTAGAAATCGGCGCCGGGTTTGCTGTAGCAGGCATGAAGGGATCGGAAAGCAACGATCCTCTGAGTCCCGGCGGCTTTCTGGCTAATGCTTCCGGTGGAATTCTGGCGGGAATCACCAATGGGGAGCAGATTAACATGCGTGTGGCCTGCAAACCCATTCCGTCCATTTCCCGCTCTCAAAAGACCGTCGATAGGGAGGGCAACCCGGTAACGCTGTCGATCGGCGGCAGACATGATGTCTGCGTGATTCCACGAATCATTCCCGTCTGCGAGGCGATGGTGCAGATTGTCCTGGCGGATTTCCTCCTGCGGCAGAAGGCTGTAACCCTGTGA
- a CDS encoding shikimate kinase, translated as MIRMTETENDDRNIILIGYRGTGKTSVGQELARRLHRPFHDTDVLIEKREGRSIRDMVAREGWAFFRERERAAISSLDGLRRCVLATGGGAVLDPKNAEVLKSLGWVVLLTASEEIIVRRILNDPASREQRPSFSGKASTEISEETMRKETTEILKQRMPIYRVLADQIIDTSQISTAEIVDEILRRFQSQRFNV; from the coding sequence ATGATTCGAATGACCGAGACCGAGAATGACGACCGGAACATTATCCTCATCGGCTATCGGGGAACAGGCAAAACTTCTGTCGGACAGGAACTTGCCAGAAGACTGCACCGGCCTTTTCATGATACCGATGTCCTGATCGAAAAGCGGGAAGGACGATCCATTCGGGATATGGTTGCCAGGGAAGGCTGGGCCTTTTTCCGGGAGAGGGAAAGAGCGGCGATTTCATCTCTGGACGGATTGCGTCGTTGCGTTCTGGCGACAGGGGGCGGCGCGGTGCTGGATCCGAAAAATGCCGAGGTGTTGAAATCTCTGGGGTGGGTCGTCCTGCTGACGGCTTCGGAAGAGATTATTGTCCGACGGATATTGAACGATCCCGCAAGCCGGGAACAAAGACCGTCCTTTTCGGGTAAGGCTTCGACTGAAATATCTGAAGAGACTATGAGAAAAGAAACGACGGAGATTCTGAAGCAGCGCATGCCCATATATAGAGTGCTGGCGGATCAGATTATTGACACCTCTCAGATATCGACTGCGGAAATTGTCGATGAAATTCTGCGCCGATTTCAGTCACAAAGGTTCAATGTTTAA